The window TGGGTCCAGTCGGCAGCGACGTTATCTGTATCGGATAGGACTCCCTCATCGGAATTTTGATCTGCCTGACTGCCGATTCGTACCCATGAACGTGCGCCTATAGCAGATCGCAAATTGGTGTTGCCAGCCTTAATTACCTGGCCCAGATCTGCTCCGTTGATAACGCACGTCCCAGTTTTTCGATGGATACAGCATGCCTGTTTGCCGCACGCAGCGCTATGACCTGCATTCTGAGCTTGGATGCAAGCCGGCCCGTTAACAATGCAGCAAACAGAAACATGATGACGGTGACCAGCGCCTGATTGGCGCTGATCAGCAGGGTAAACCGTGGCGCAATGAAGATATAGTCGTACACCAGGAAGCAGATGAGGGCGGTAATTACCGCGCAAATCATTCTGGTATACGAAGCGACAAAAACGACGGCGACCAGAAAAATGATGGAGAGTTCATCCAGTGCGAATAAACGCTCGGCCAGTGTTGCGGCAATGGTCGCGCCGATGCAGGTCAATATCACGATCAGCATCTCCTGCCGCGACAAGCGATTCGGCGTGGGCGGAAGGCTGAGCCTGGCGCGTTCAGCAGACCGGGCGTCACCGATAATCGTCAATTCATATCTCGCGCCGCGTTGCAGCAACCGCTGCGTCAGGGTTCTGTTAAACGCGCGGGCGATGGGTCTTTCTCTCGTTCTGCCCAGTACGATCGTGCGCACGCCCCGTGCATCACTGGCATCCAGTAAGGCCTGAGCGACATCTGCGTTATGCAACACCTCGGTATCGCCGCCCAGGCGCCGAGCCAATGCAAATGCCTTATCAATTTCAAGCTGACGCGACTGTTCTGCACTGGGGGGTGCTGCCTTTTTTTCCGGACGCTTCCCTGCCGCAGCGGAAAACGACTGGCGTCCCGTCACCACAGTGACGACAGTCCAGGGTACACCACGCCGTTCCGCAATGCGCATACCCGCCCTCACCAGATACTCCGATTGCCCCCTGCCATCAATCGCGATCAGCACGCGTCGTTGCATGGACGGACTGTCGATGCCCCTGGCAATGCGCGCTTCCCGCAGATCGGAGTCAACCTGATCGGCCACGGTCTGCATGGCCAGCTCGCGCAGGGCCGTCAGGTTGGAAGGTGAAAAAAAGGCCTGTAAGGCTTTTTTTGCCTGTTCGGGCAAGTACACTTTGCCCTGATTCAGGCGCTCGATCAGTTCCCTTGCGGGCAGATCAACCAGTCGAATGTCTCTTAACCGGCCAAACACGGTATCCGGGACCGTCTCGGTGACCCGGATACCGGTAATCTGATACACCACATCGTTCAGGCTTTCCAGATGCTGGACATT of the Advenella mimigardefordensis DPN7 genome contains:
- a CDS encoding sensor histidine kinase; this translates as MTNPTENTRKADALIGEFKRQTAGRLTVFLGASPGVGKTYAMLSRGRELQRQGIDVLIGIVETHGRKETQALVDGLPCLPRKRVQYRSHQLEEMDLDALLARRPAIALVDEMAHRNAPGSRHERRWQDIEELLNAGIDVYTTVNVQHLESLNDVVYQITGIRVTETVPDTVFGRLRDIRLVDLPARELIERLNQGKVYLPEQAKKALQAFFSPSNLTALRELAMQTVADQVDSDLREARIARGIDSPSMQRRVLIAIDGRGQSEYLVRAGMRIAERRGVPWTVVTVVTGRQSFSAAAGKRPEKKAAPPSAEQSRQLEIDKAFALARRLGGDTEVLHNADVAQALLDASDARGVRTIVLGRTRERPIARAFNRTLTQRLLQRGARYELTIIGDARSAERARLSLPPTPNRLSRQEMLIVILTCIGATIAATLAERLFALDELSIIFLVAVVFVASYTRMICAVITALICFLVYDYIFIAPRFTLLISANQALVTVIMFLFAALLTGRLASKLRMQVIALRAANRHAVSIEKLGRALSTEQIWAR